The Sporosarcina luteola genome contains a region encoding:
- a CDS encoding LysR family transcriptional regulator, translating to MEFKDLEIFQMVAQKGTITEAAKELSYVQSNITSRIKKLENEMNTALFNRHSRGMTLTPEGKKLLVYSEKILALTNEMKKVVQSKTEPAGKLEIGTVETVMKLPVILASYNKKYKNVDLSLLTGVTNQLQNDVLHHRLDGAFVTEIDHHPELVSHDVFQEELVLISDKTKTSLEQLIGEPILCFSEGCGYRARLANWYKDQNITPQKLMEFGTLETILGSVTMGLGITFVPKSAVAHLEERGLVHCHYLPEKYSKVNTVFIRRKDAYLTSTLEKFIETFEQVDGEMAYPLAK from the coding sequence ATGGAATTTAAAGACTTAGAGATTTTTCAAATGGTTGCACAAAAAGGTACGATTACCGAAGCTGCAAAAGAATTAAGTTACGTCCAATCCAATATCACCTCAAGAATTAAGAAGCTTGAGAATGAAATGAATACAGCTCTATTTAACCGCCATAGCCGCGGAATGACGCTAACACCTGAAGGAAAAAAACTACTTGTCTACTCCGAGAAAATTCTAGCTCTAACAAATGAAATGAAAAAAGTCGTTCAAAGCAAAACTGAACCAGCAGGCAAACTTGAAATTGGAACTGTCGAAACCGTTATGAAATTGCCGGTTATATTAGCTTCCTATAATAAAAAATATAAAAACGTAGACTTATCACTGCTGACAGGTGTTACAAATCAACTCCAAAACGATGTCTTACATCACCGGTTGGACGGTGCTTTCGTGACAGAAATCGATCACCATCCTGAATTAGTTTCCCATGACGTTTTTCAAGAGGAGCTTGTCCTGATCTCAGATAAGACGAAGACTTCACTTGAACAACTTATAGGGGAGCCGATCCTTTGCTTTAGCGAAGGATGCGGTTACCGGGCAAGACTGGCAAATTGGTATAAAGATCAGAACATAACACCACAAAAACTGATGGAGTTCGGGACGTTGGAAACGATTTTGGGAAGTGTTACGATGGGGCTTGGCATTACGTTCGTCCCCAAATCAGCCGTTGCCCATTTGGAAGAAAGAGGACTCGTCCACTGTCACTACTTGCCCGAGAAATATAGTAAAGTCAATACAGTGTTTATACGTAGAAAAGACGCCTATTTAACCTCTACACTCGAAAAGTTTATCGAAACGTTCGAACAGGTCGATGGGGAAATGGCTTACCCGCTAGCGAAGTAA
- the yiaA gene encoding inner membrane protein YiaA has translation MKNEIEDLFDRDKPHESKMKVERKDGEPTAAFKGASWAALLIGGSAYLIGLFNAGMELNEKGYYFAILIFGLYSSVSLQKAVRDKDEGIPVTNIYYGISWLALVISISLMGIGLYNAGSIVLSEKGFYAMAFVLSIFAAITVQKNVRDTQKARGLE, from the coding sequence ATGAAGAATGAAATTGAAGATTTATTTGACAGGGATAAACCACATGAATCGAAAATGAAAGTGGAAAGAAAAGACGGAGAACCAACCGCAGCTTTCAAAGGGGCTTCTTGGGCAGCTCTGTTAATTGGAGGCTCGGCTTATCTGATAGGCTTGTTCAATGCAGGAATGGAGCTGAATGAAAAAGGGTATTATTTTGCAATATTGATATTCGGACTCTATTCGTCTGTGTCTTTACAAAAAGCCGTAAGGGATAAAGACGAAGGAATTCCCGTTACGAATATTTACTACGGCATCAGTTGGCTTGCACTAGTTATATCGATTTCATTAATGGGCATTGGTCTATACAATGCAGGCAGTATTGTCTTAAGTGAAAAAGGGTTTTATGCCATGGCTTTCGTTCTGAGTATATTTGCGGCTATCACAGTCCAGAAAAATGTCAGAGATACGCAAAAAGCTAGAGGGTTAGAGTAA
- a CDS encoding DMT family transporter codes for MKNTVVWAAILCLISAISWGAMFPVANHAFHHIDPFYFTLLRYGFVTIILVVWLLWKEGKQAFRFEGKGLLLWFFGTMAFAVYNLLIFWGQDLLGNPGTMIASIMESLMPMISIIIAWVFIKQRPHAFTMFCVVIGFVGASLVVTKGDIGAFFTASNAIIPSLLIFIAVVGWVVYTIGGTRFSNDGWSALRYSALSCLLGTATAAVVVIGVTLTGYVSVPTVETLTITSPHIAFMVIFPGVIALVGWNYGVSVITPLNGLLFLNFVPVTTLVIQIFQGASVTAYDYIGTVFIIISLLLNNIFLRLQQKKRESKEDFRGRLQETEA; via the coding sequence ATGAAGAACACCGTAGTATGGGCTGCTATTTTATGCTTGATATCCGCAATATCCTGGGGAGCAATGTTTCCAGTAGCGAATCATGCGTTTCACCATATAGACCCATTTTATTTTACACTTTTACGTTATGGTTTTGTAACGATCATTTTAGTTGTCTGGTTGTTATGGAAGGAAGGGAAGCAAGCTTTTCGCTTTGAAGGGAAGGGACTGCTCCTCTGGTTTTTCGGAACAATGGCCTTTGCGGTTTATAATTTACTCATTTTCTGGGGACAGGATCTATTAGGCAACCCAGGTACAATGATTGCCTCTATTATGGAATCATTAATGCCGATGATATCTATCATTATTGCTTGGGTGTTTATAAAACAACGGCCTCATGCATTCACGATGTTTTGCGTGGTTATTGGCTTCGTCGGTGCATCGCTAGTGGTAACAAAAGGTGATATAGGTGCCTTTTTTACAGCATCTAATGCCATCATTCCATCTTTATTGATCTTTATCGCAGTCGTTGGGTGGGTTGTGTACACAATTGGTGGAACTCGATTCAGTAACGATGGCTGGTCTGCATTGCGTTATTCCGCATTAAGCTGTTTGCTCGGAACGGCTACTGCGGCTGTTGTCGTAATTGGAGTGACGCTTACGGGATATGTCTCGGTTCCAACCGTCGAAACGTTGACCATTACGAGCCCTCATATCGCTTTTATGGTAATCTTCCCAGGTGTTATTGCACTGGTCGGGTGGAACTACGGCGTGAGTGTTATCACACCGTTGAATGGGTTGTTATTTCTTAACTTTGTACCCGTCACAACGTTAGTCATTCAAATTTTTCAAGGCGCAAGTGTCACAGCTTATGATTATATCGGTACCGTTTTCATTATTATATCCTTACTGTTAAACAATATTTTTCTTCGGTTACAGCAGAAGAAAAGGGAATCGAAAGAAGATTTCAGAGGCAGATTGCAGGAAACGGAAGCATAA